From one Gossypium hirsutum isolate 1008001.06 chromosome D08, Gossypium_hirsutum_v2.1, whole genome shotgun sequence genomic stretch:
- the LOC107929325 gene encoding peroxisome biogenesis protein 19-2 yields MADHSDDLDQLLDSALDDFQNLNLTRPPQKLGGGDGEGKKQESGSLPSGVQGLGMGLPDLKSKKKGKQKVLKESHVTEALDKLREQTRETVKGLESMSKPGADDFGKDAMMEDWVKQFEELAGSQDMESIVETMMQQLLSKEILHEPMKEIGERYPQWLEEHKANLSKEEYERYSRQYELIKELNGVYENDPNNFTRIVDLMQKMQECGQPPNDIVQELAPEFDLSNLGQLSPEMLNSQQNCCII; encoded by the exons ATGGCTGACCACTCTGATGATTTAGACCAACTTCTTGATA GTGCTTTGGATGATTTCCAGAATCTCAACCTCACCCGTCCTCCTCAAAA GTTAGGTGGAGGAGATGGTGAAGGAAAGAAGCAAGAATCTGGTTCTTTACCAAGTGGGGTTCAAGGGTTAGGGATGGGTTTACCTGACTTGAAGAGcaagaaaaagggaaagcaaAAGGTTTTAAAGGAATCCCATGTCACTGAGGCTCTTGATAAACTCAGAGAACAAACCAGAGAGACTGTAAAGGGACTGGAATCAATGTCGAAACCTGGTGCCGATGATTTTGGTAAGGATGCAATGATGGAGGATTGGGTCAAGCAGTTTGAGGAGCTTGCTGGATCTCAG GACATGGAATCGATTGTGGAGACTATGATGCAACAACTTTTATCTAAGGAGATTCTTCATGAACCTATGAAGGAAATTGGAGAAAGATACCCGCAATGGTTAGAAGAGCACAAAGCTAATTTGAGTAAAGAAGAATATGAACGTTACTCCCGCCAATATGAGCTGATAAAGGAGCTTAATGGAGTTTATGAAAATGATCCTAATAACTTTACCAGGATTGTTGACCTGATGCAAAAAATGCAAGAGTGCGGTCAGCCACCAAATGATATTGTGCAAGAGCTTGCTCCTGAATTTGATTTATCCAATCTTGGCCAGCT ATCCCCAGAGATGCTCAATTCACAGCAGAACTGTTGTATAATATGA
- the LOC107929372 gene encoding protein transport protein SEC16B homolog: MASNPPFHVEDTTDEDFFDKLVNDDDDDLGPTVSKFTEGNDSDEARAFANLTVGEDFGSVSDSSDEKEKDPVDASPTPASAQARDDGNDSLGFDTRVIDSNNHGNEGAEPKVGLDLNLTENIGSMDSGVKEVGWNSFYADSNENGVHGFGSYSDFFNDLGENSPGEFPGKVDASMTTYVLDQNSVNSHGQYYDGGLVCGASTADNGNEQDYNSIQYWESMYPGWKYDTNTGQWYQVDGYEGKFQGTFESSGGDGSGQAGVSFLQHTVQSLAGTTATLENGVHESLANWNRVSQVNNGYPEHMIFDPQYPGWYYDTIAQEWRSLESYNASVQSMTQGSNQQIQNGFASTDGHSQSNSYDVYGEYGQGDSYASQSLGSPGGHGNWGDSFGNFNGPSLNMWQPGAVAKTDTVSSFTGNHQPDTSFGSNMAVSNLVSHFKSSHNALQEVQSLHSANQVHAEANGVTGLRSFIPSEKFNHQFNQTNIKQNEQMHFSNDFYGGQKSINVSQQPLQSDQQFPYASNTGRSSAGRPPHALVTFGFGGKLIVMKDASPLQNSSFGAQGSLGASISVLNLLEVVNGNTNHSGAVLTDCDYFRTLCQQSFPGPLVGGNVSGKELNKWIDERIASCESLDMDYRKGEALKLLLSLLKIAYQHYGKLRSPFGADTLLKETDTPESAVAKLFASAKRKDTPYGTLSHCLQQLPSEGQIHATAIEVQNLLISGRKQEALQHAQEGQLWGPALVLASQLGNQFYIDTVKQMAVRQLVAGSPLRTLCLLIAGQPAEVFSTGTSIDSLNVSEQHTQIGANCMLDDWEENLAVITANRTKDDELVIIHLGDCLWRERSEITAAHICYLVAEANFESYSDSARLCLLGTDHWKFPRTYASAEAIQRTELYEYSKVLGNPQFILLPFQPYKLVYAYMLAEVGKISDSLKYCQAILKSLKTGRAPEVETWKQLILSLEERIRIHQQGGYAANLAPAKLVDKLLNFFDSTAHRVVGSLPPPAPSASNGNFQGNDQFHQQTGPRVSASQSTMAMSSLMPSSSMEPISDWAGRGADGKMTMHNRSVSEPDFGRTPRQVDSSKEAEASTTQVKASGSVGASRFGFGFGSQLLQKTVGLVLRPRSDKQAKLGEKNKFYYDEKLKRWVEEGAEPPAEEPALAPPPTTAAFQNGRSDYNLNSALNSEVSPSNGIPELKNLTPIEPASGVPPIPTISNQFSARGRMGVRARYVDTFNQGGGGQANLFQSPAVPSVKPAMAANAKFFIPTPASTNEQMMEAIAENAQEENGTSNNPTTSNANEFYESALNIQKFPSVDNITKTANGFPPFSRRTASWSGSNFGNVVTPSKAEIGQLGEATGMSPSSLGQRNGSFGDELHEVEL, encoded by the exons ATGGCTTCGAATCCTCCATTCCATGTGGAGGATACGACAGATGAAGATTTTTTCGATAAGTTGGTTAATGATGATGACGATGACTTAGGCCCCACGGTATCAAAATTTACGGAGGGTAATGACTCGGACGAAGCTAGAGCCTTCGCCAATTTGACAGTCGGTGAAGATTTTGGCAGCGTGTCTGACAGTTCTGATGAAAAGGAAAAAGATCCTGTGGATGCAAGTCCTACACCAGCTAGTGCACAAGCAAGAGATGACGGTAATGATTCATTAGGATTTGACACTAGGGTGATAGATTCGAATAATCACGGCAATGAAGGGGCGGAGCCAAAGGTTGGATTGGATCTGAATTTAACTGAGAATATTGGATCTATGGATTCTGGGGTTAAAGAAGTAGGGTGGAATTCGTTTTATGCTGATTCTAACGAGAATGGTGTGCATGGGTTCGGTTCATATTCTGATTTTTTCAATGATTTAGGGGAGAACTCCCCAGGGGAGTTCCCTGGGAAAGTTGATGCCAGTATGACAACGTATGTGTTAGATCAGAATTCGGTTAATAGTCATGGGCAGTATTACGATGGTGGCCTAGTTTGTGGAGCCTCTACAGCAGATAATGGAAATGAGCAAGATTATAATAGCATTCAGTACTGGGAGAGTATGTATCCCGGATGGAAGTATGACACAAATACAGGGCAGTGGTATCAGGTGGATGGTTACGAGGGGAAATTTCAAGGGACATTTGAGAGTTCGGGTGGTGATGGCAGTGGGCAAGCAGGGGTTTCTTTCTTGCAGCACACAGTTCAGTCTCTTGCTGGGACTACGGCGACTTTGGAGAATGGCGTCCATGAGAGTTTGGCAAATTGGAATCGGGTTTCACAAGTGAATAATGGGTATCCAGAACATATGATTTTTGACCCTCAATACCCTGGTTGGTATTATGACACAATTGCCCAAGAATGGCGGTCACTGGAGAGCTATAATGCTTCTGTTCAGTCAATGACTCAAGGTAGTAATCAGCAAATTCAAAATGGATTTGCTTCTACTGATGGGCATTCTCAAAGTAACAGTTATGATGTTTATGGTGAATATGGGCAAGGTGATAGCTATGCGTCACAAAGCCTTGGAAGCCCTGGTGGACATGGTAATTGGGGAGACTCCTTTGGTAATTTTAATGGTCCTAGTTTGAATATGTGGCAACCTGGGGCTGTTGCCAAAACTGACACAGTTTCTAGCTTTACTGGAAACCACCAACCGGATACATCGTTTGGTTCGAATATGGCAGTGAGCAACCTTGTAAGTCACTTCAAGTCATCCCATAATGCTCTGCAGGAAGTTCAGTCACTCCATAGTGCTAATCAGGTTCATGCTGAGGCCAATGGAGTTACCGGGTTAAGGAGCTTTATTCCTAGTGAGAAATTCAACCACCAGtttaatcaaacaaatataaaGCAAAATGAGCAAATGCATTTCTCAAATGATTTCTATGGGGGCCAGAAGTCTATAAATGTTTCCCAGCAGCCGCTTCAGAGTGACCAGCAGTTTCCTTATGCTTCTAACACAGGGAGATCATCTGCCGGACGTCCTCCACATGCACTAGTTACTTTTGGTTTTGGTGGAAAACTCATAGTAATGAAAGATGCCAGTCCTCTGCAGAACTCATCATTTGGTGCCCAG GGTTCTTTAGGAGCCTCTATCTCTGTTCTCAATTTGTTGGAAGTTGTCAATGGAAACACAAATCATTCTGGTGCTGTATTGACGGATTGTGATTATTTTCGTACTCTGTGTCAACAATCCTTTCCCGGTCCATTGGTTGGTGGAAATGTAAGCGGTAAAGAGTTGAACAAGTGGATTGATGAAAGAATTGCCAGCTGTGAATCACTGGACATGGACTACAGAAAAGGTGAAGCTTTGAAGCTGCTTCTCTCATTGCTTAAAATAGCTTACCAGCATTATGGAAAACTTCGGTCTCCTTTTGGTGCTGACACTCTATTGAAG GAGACTGATACTCCAGAATCAGCAGTTGCTAAGCTCTTTGCATCTGCAAAGAGGAAGGACACACCTTATGGCACTCTTAGCCACTGCTTACAGCAATTGCCGTCTGAAGGGCAAATTCAT GCAACTGCTATTGAGGTACAGAATCTTCTGATTTCTGGTAGAAAGCAAGAAGCTCTACAGCATGCACAAGAAGGTCAATTGTGGGGACCTGCACTTGTCCTTGCATCACAACTTGGTAATCAG TTCTACATTGATACCGTGAAGCAAATGGCAGTTCGTCAGCTGGTAGCAGGGTCTCCTTTACGGACATTATGCCTGCTAATTGCCGGGCAACCAGCAGAAGTTTTTTCTACTGGCACCAGCATTGATAGCTTGAATGTGTCTGAACAGCATACTCAG ATTGGGGCTAATTGCATGCTCGATGACTGGGAAGAGAACTTGGCTGTAATCACTGCTAACAGAACCAAAGATGATGAGCTTGTAATTATTCATCTTGGAGATTGCCTATGGAGGGAAAGAAGTGAG ATAACTGCAGCGCACATCTGTTATTTAGTTGCTGAAGCAAACTTTGAGTCATATTCGGATAGTGCTAGACTGTGTCTTCTTGGAACAGATCACTGGAAGTTTCCCCGAACGTATGCTAGTGCAGAAGCTATCCAG AGGACCGAGTTATATGAATATTCAAAGGTTCTAGGAAATCCTCAGTTCATCCTGCTACCATTTCAGCCTTACAAGCTTGTATATGCATACATGCTGGCTGAAGTTGGAAAAATTTCAGATTCATTGAA GTACTGTCAAGCCATATTAAAATCTCTGAAAACTGGACGAGCGCCTGAGGTAGAAACGTGGAAACAATTAATTTTATCTCTAGAGGAGAGGATAAGAATCCATCAACAG GGGGGGTATGCTGCAAATTTAGCTCCAGCTAAATTAGTTGAtaaattgctaaatttttttGATAGTACTGCACACCGTGTTGTGGGGAGTCTACCACCACCTGCTCCATCAGCATCAAACGGAAATTTTCAAGGTAATGATCAGTTCCACCAACAAACTGGACCAAGAGTATCTGCTagccaatcaacaatggctatgTCATCTTTGATGCCCTCTTCTTCAATGGAGCCTATAAGTGATTGGGCAGGCAGGGGGGCTGATGGCAAAATGACAATGCATAATAGAAGTGTTTCAGAGCCAGACTTTGGCAGAACTCCAAGACAG GTTGATTCATCAAAGGAAGCAGAAGCATCCACTACACAAGTCAAAGCATCAGGGTCGGTAGGGGCATCTCgctttggttttggttttggctCACAGCTTCTCCAGAAGACTGTGGGATTAGTCTTAAGGCCTCGCTCAGATAAACAG GCTAAGctgggtgaaaagaacaaattcTACTATGATGAAAAACTTAAGAGATGGGTTGAGGAAGGTGCTGAACCTCCAGCTGAAGAACCAGCCTTGGCACCACCTCCAACCACTGCTGCATTCCAGAATGGAAGGTCTGACTACAACTTGAACTCTGCATTGAACAGCGAGGTCTCTCCTTCGAATGGGATCCCAGAATTAAAAAATCTAACCCCAATAGAACCTGCTTCTGGGGTCCCACCTATTCCTACCATCTCCAATCAATTCTCGGCTCGTGGACGAATGGGTGTTCGAGCAAG ATATGTGGACACATTCAACCAAGGTGGTGGTGGCCAAGCAAATTTATTCCAATCACCTGCTGTTCCCTCTGTTAAGCCTGCAATGGCAGCAAATGCAAAGTTCTTTATTCCCACTCCTGCATCAACAAACGAGCAAATGATGGAGGCAATAGCCGAAAATGCACAAGAAGAAAATGGAACTAGTAATAACCCTACGACATCCAATGCGAATGAGTTCTATGAATCTGCCTTGAATATACAAAAGTTTCCTAGCGTGGATAATATTACAAAAACTGCCAATGGTTTTCCACCGTTCTCAAGACGAACAGCCTCATGGAGCGGAAGCAACTTTGGAAATGTAGTTACTCCTAGTAAGGCTGAAATCGGACAATTAGGGGAAGCAACAGGAATGTCTCCATCTTCGTTGGGTCAAAGGAATGGTAGTTTCGGTGATGAACTACATGAGGTAGAACTTTGA